A single Streptomyces mirabilis DNA region contains:
- a CDS encoding DUF4180 domain-containing protein, giving the protein MSTLQTIHDVPVMMCAAEGETIGGEGDALDLIGNAAYQGAQWVVIPAERLDETFFQLRTRVAGDIVQKFANYRVALVVLGDISRHTEASSALRDFVRECNRGRQTWFLTDVEELRERLKG; this is encoded by the coding sequence ATGAGCACCCTGCAGACGATCCATGACGTGCCCGTGATGATGTGTGCCGCCGAGGGCGAGACCATCGGAGGCGAGGGCGACGCCCTGGATCTCATCGGGAACGCCGCCTACCAGGGTGCCCAGTGGGTGGTCATTCCCGCCGAGCGGCTCGACGAGACGTTCTTTCAGCTGCGTACCCGCGTGGCCGGTGACATCGTCCAGAAGTTCGCCAACTACCGAGTGGCACTCGTCGTCCTCGGAGACATCTCCCGTCACACGGAGGCCAGTTCGGCGCTGCGGGACTTCGTCCGTGAGTGCAACCGGGGGCGACAGACCTGGTTCCTCACCGATGTCGAGGAACTGCGCGAACGGCTGAAGGGCTGA
- a CDS encoding class I SAM-dependent methyltransferase produces MTDLAYLAAVRESYDRVAADYAEQVKTPAQLDPLSRAMLVAFAETVRTADAGALADLGCGPGLVTAYLAELGVPTFGIDLSPAMVELARRANPGLRFTVGSMTELPLEDDGLGGILAYYSVHHTPPELLPVVFAEFRRTLAPGGRLMIAGYVGAGERLRPTQAYGGHPVSFESYLVPPDRVAELLKQAGLVVTARLVQEPGEGAKRTVATFLARKPERS; encoded by the coding sequence GTGACTGATCTCGCCTACCTTGCCGCCGTCCGGGAGTCGTACGACAGGGTGGCCGCCGACTACGCCGAACAGGTCAAGACCCCGGCGCAGCTGGATCCGCTGTCCCGCGCGATGCTCGTCGCGTTCGCCGAGACGGTGCGGACGGCCGACGCCGGCGCCCTCGCGGACCTGGGATGCGGGCCCGGCCTGGTGACGGCCTACCTCGCCGAGCTGGGGGTGCCCACGTTCGGCATCGACCTCTCCCCCGCGATGGTCGAACTGGCCCGTCGGGCCAACCCCGGTCTGCGTTTCACCGTCGGGTCGATGACCGAGCTGCCTCTCGAGGACGACGGACTCGGCGGCATCCTCGCCTACTACTCCGTCCACCACACGCCACCGGAGTTGTTGCCGGTCGTGTTCGCCGAGTTCCGTCGCACGCTCGCGCCCGGCGGCCGTCTGATGATCGCCGGCTATGTGGGGGCCGGAGAACGTCTGCGTCCCACGCAGGCGTACGGGGGCCATCCGGTGTCCTTCGAGTCCTACCTGGTGCCGCCGGACCGGGTGGCCGAGCTGTTGAAGCAGGCCGGGCTCGTCGTCACCGCGCGGCTGGTGCAGGAGCCCGGCGAAGGAGCCAAGAGGACGGTCGCCACATTCCTCGCCCGAAAGCCGGAACGGTCATGA
- a CDS encoding sensor histidine kinase, whose amino-acid sequence MGEDTARHGEGIAGVRKLLRHFPASVTYPAALALLACAEVLIRLGGLRENLSLALLLGVCTTLPLTFVLGADRVLPARAGAAVAVTSAGVLALAPFRTLTLAGVAAQLASVYWLGRAGAPRLSGILVVPYVVLALVSQDDLTTRVMAVLVATLASAAAATGITHHVRSAALAHSATERAFADTLLAHAARGERARIARELHDVVAHHISMIAVQAETARLTTAGLPADGATRLLAIGDTARTALTEMRRLLGVLREDADTGVNRRPQPGLRQLLELIDESRDASGSRTRLIVSGPVAPLDPGIEVTAYRIVQEALTNARRHAPGAAVDVELRYREDDLAIRVRDNGPGPASPTAGHGLLGMRERAATVGGTLRTGPARGGGFLVEARLPVRAEALV is encoded by the coding sequence ATGGGCGAGGACACGGCGCGACACGGCGAAGGAATCGCGGGGGTGCGGAAGTTGCTGCGGCACTTCCCCGCCTCCGTGACCTACCCGGCTGCCCTCGCGCTCCTCGCCTGCGCCGAGGTCCTGATCCGGCTCGGGGGCCTGCGCGAGAACCTGTCGCTCGCCCTGCTGCTCGGGGTCTGCACCACCCTTCCGCTCACCTTCGTACTGGGCGCCGACCGGGTCCTGCCGGCGCGGGCCGGGGCCGCCGTGGCCGTGACCTCGGCGGGCGTGCTGGCGCTGGCGCCGTTCCGCACCCTCACGCTGGCGGGGGTGGCGGCCCAGCTGGCCTCGGTGTACTGGCTGGGACGGGCGGGGGCGCCCCGGCTCAGCGGAATACTCGTCGTGCCGTACGTCGTGCTGGCCCTCGTCAGCCAGGACGACCTCACCACCCGGGTGATGGCCGTGCTGGTGGCCACGCTCGCCTCGGCGGCGGCCGCGACGGGCATCACGCACCACGTCCGCAGCGCCGCGCTGGCCCACAGCGCGACGGAGCGGGCCTTCGCGGACACGCTCCTCGCCCACGCCGCACGGGGTGAACGGGCACGTATCGCGAGGGAGTTGCACGACGTGGTCGCGCACCACATCTCGATGATCGCCGTGCAGGCCGAGACGGCCAGGCTGACCACCGCAGGGCTCCCGGCCGACGGCGCCACCCGGCTGCTCGCCATCGGGGACACCGCGCGGACCGCGCTGACGGAGATGCGGCGCCTGCTGGGGGTGCTGCGGGAGGACGCCGACACGGGGGTCAACCGGCGTCCACAGCCGGGGCTGCGCCAGCTCCTGGAGCTCATCGACGAGTCCCGGGACGCCTCCGGCTCCCGTACGCGGCTGATCGTCAGCGGGCCGGTCGCCCCGCTCGACCCGGGCATCGAGGTCACCGCGTACCGGATCGTGCAGGAGGCCCTCACCAACGCTCGCCGACATGCTCCGGGTGCCGCCGTCGACGTCGAACTTCGTTACCGGGAGGACGACTTGGCGATCCGTGTGCGCGACAACGGGCCGGGGCCCGCGTCCCCGACCGCCGGGCACGGCCTGCTCGGCATGCGCGAGCGGGCCGCCACGGTCGGAGGCACCCTGCGCACCGGGCCGGCGCGTGGCGGTGGCTTCCTGGTCGAGGCGCGGCTGCCGGTGCGGGCGGAGGCTCTCGTATGA
- a CDS encoding ABC transporter ATP-binding protein: protein MIEAHQLTKRYGEKTAVDRLDFVVKPGTVTGFLGPNGAGKSTTMRMIVGLDAPSGGSVTVNGKHYAEHTAPLQEVGALLEAKSIHPGRSAFDHLMAQAYTHGIPRRRVEEVIELTGLQSVAKKRAGAFSLGMGQRLGIAAALLGDPATIMLDEPVNGLDPEGVLWIRNLLTGLAADGRTVFVSSHLMSEMALVADHLIVVGRGRLLADTTVQELVQQAGGDTVTVASDQSARLREVLAGPGVEITGEVGSEELHVTGLSARAIGLKAAEHGIPLFELSSRTVSLEQAFMDLTRDAVEYHATATVEAPGRAA, encoded by the coding sequence ATGATCGAGGCACATCAGCTGACGAAGCGGTACGGGGAGAAGACGGCGGTCGACCGGCTCGACTTCGTCGTCAAGCCCGGCACGGTCACCGGCTTCCTGGGCCCGAACGGCGCGGGCAAGTCCACCACCATGCGCATGATCGTCGGACTGGACGCGCCGTCCGGCGGCAGCGTGACGGTCAACGGCAAGCACTACGCCGAGCACACCGCGCCGCTTCAGGAGGTCGGCGCGCTGCTGGAGGCAAAGTCGATCCACCCGGGCCGCTCCGCGTTCGACCACCTGATGGCGCAGGCCTACACCCACGGCATTCCGCGCCGCCGGGTGGAAGAGGTCATCGAGCTGACCGGTCTGCAGTCCGTGGCCAAGAAGCGCGCGGGCGCCTTCTCCCTCGGCATGGGCCAGCGGCTGGGCATCGCCGCTGCGCTCCTCGGCGACCCGGCCACCATCATGCTCGACGAGCCGGTCAACGGACTGGACCCCGAGGGCGTGCTGTGGATCCGCAACCTCCTGACCGGACTCGCGGCGGACGGCCGTACGGTCTTCGTCTCCTCGCACCTGATGAGCGAGATGGCACTGGTCGCCGACCACCTGATCGTCGTCGGCCGTGGTCGCCTGCTCGCCGACACCACCGTGCAGGAGCTGGTCCAGCAGGCGGGCGGTGACACCGTGACCGTGGCATCCGACCAGTCGGCCCGCCTGCGCGAGGTCCTGGCCGGCCCCGGCGTCGAGATCACCGGCGAGGTCGGCTCCGAGGAGCTGCACGTGACGGGCCTGTCCGCGCGGGCCATCGGTCTCAAGGCCGCCGAACACGGCATCCCCCTCTTCGAGCTCAGCTCCCGGACCGTCTCGCTGGAACAGGCGTTCATGGACCTGACCCGTGACGCCGTCGAGTACCACGCCACCGCCACCGTCGAGGCCCCCGGGAGGGCGGCATGA
- a CDS encoding ABC transporter permease subunit: protein MTSTVTPYRSPLKPAREGFGRLLRAEWSKFWTVRVWVLALVVAAAVTVAISQLAASGSVDDSNEHPVTVGPDGTRVNDSFHYVHQSLPADGSVTVRVSDLKGGAGRDPEPWAKAGVLVKASTKAGSPYAALMLTPDHGVRLQWNFTHDKAGSAASGTAPHWLRMTRSGTRLTGYESSDGAHWTKVGSVTLPELPKTAQAGLFVASPLHSNLRRSFGGTSETAGGTTAGATFDHLALSGATATGSAAWTSTDVGAPDPSDPDTPQSGPARAEPGTTTVSATGVYTLTGQGDIAPDETGGDSVQMSFQGVFVAVLFMVALGALFITTEYKRGMIRTTFTATPRRVRVLAAKALVIGGVTFAVSLPATAITFPLAQRTMRAHGFAPPAYPDLSLLDSPALRAVVGSAALLSLVAVLALALGAILRNSAGAITAVVVLVILPQILAFALPLPIANWLLRATPAAAFAVQQGVTYYPQVQHNCLPESGCYPMAPWNGFAVLCAYVAVALALAAWRLRRRDV, encoded by the coding sequence ATGACCTCGACCGTCACTCCCTACCGTTCCCCGCTCAAGCCCGCCCGCGAGGGATTCGGGCGCCTGTTGCGCGCGGAATGGAGCAAGTTCTGGACGGTGCGCGTGTGGGTGCTGGCGCTCGTCGTGGCGGCGGCGGTCACGGTCGCCATCTCCCAGCTCGCCGCGAGCGGCTCCGTCGACGATTCCAACGAGCACCCGGTCACCGTCGGGCCCGACGGCACCCGCGTCAACGACAGCTTCCACTACGTCCACCAGTCCCTCCCGGCGGACGGCAGCGTGACGGTCCGCGTGTCCGACCTGAAGGGCGGCGCCGGCCGGGACCCGGAGCCGTGGGCGAAGGCCGGCGTGCTGGTCAAGGCGAGCACGAAGGCCGGCAGCCCGTACGCGGCCCTGATGCTCACCCCCGACCACGGCGTCCGCCTCCAGTGGAACTTCACGCACGACAAGGCGGGCAGTGCCGCCTCCGGTACGGCCCCGCACTGGCTGCGCATGACCCGCTCGGGCACCCGCCTGACCGGATACGAGTCCTCCGACGGCGCCCACTGGACGAAGGTCGGCTCGGTCACCCTGCCGGAGCTGCCGAAAACGGCACAGGCGGGACTGTTCGTCGCCTCACCGCTGCACAGCAACCTGCGCCGCTCGTTCGGCGGCACGTCGGAGACGGCCGGCGGCACGACCGCCGGAGCGACCTTCGACCACCTGGCCCTGAGCGGCGCCACCGCGACCGGCTCGGCCGCCTGGACGAGCACGGACGTGGGCGCCCCCGATCCGAGTGACCCGGACACCCCGCAATCCGGCCCAGCCCGCGCCGAGCCGGGCACCACCACCGTCTCCGCGACCGGTGTCTACACCCTCACCGGCCAGGGCGACATCGCCCCCGACGAGACCGGTGGCGACAGCGTCCAGATGAGCTTCCAGGGCGTCTTCGTGGCCGTCCTCTTCATGGTCGCCCTGGGGGCCCTGTTCATCACGACCGAGTACAAGCGCGGCATGATCCGTACGACGTTCACGGCGACCCCGCGCCGGGTGCGGGTCCTCGCCGCGAAGGCCCTGGTGATCGGGGGCGTCACCTTCGCCGTCAGCCTGCCCGCCACGGCGATCACCTTCCCCCTGGCCCAACGCACGATGCGTGCCCACGGCTTCGCGCCACCCGCCTACCCCGACCTGTCACTCCTCGACTCACCCGCCCTGCGGGCGGTGGTGGGCAGCGCGGCACTGCTGTCCCTGGTGGCAGTCCTCGCCCTCGCCCTGGGAGCGATACTCCGCAACAGCGCGGGCGCGATCACGGCCGTCGTGGTCCTTGTGATCCTCCCGCAGATCCTTGCCTTCGCCCTCCCGCTCCCGATCGCGAACTGGCTGCTGCGCGCGACCCCGGCGGCGGCCTTCGCGGTCCAGCAGGGCGTGACGTACTACCCCCAGGTGCAGCACAACTGCCTCCCGGAGAGCGGCTGTTACCCCATGGCCCCGTGGAACGGCTTCGCCGTTCTGTGCGCGTACGTGGCCGTGGCGCTCGCTCTCGCGGCCTGGCGCCTGCGCAGGAGGGACGTATGA
- a CDS encoding ABC transporter permease subunit: protein MRRARPVLRAHPAGPSLRAHPAQAALRTLHAEWTKLRTLPSSWLLLAATVALTFAVGTAAVSSVSTRECASAAACHEDTVKLALTGMWLGQAIVLVLGALSMGAEYGTGTVRTTLTAIPRRATVLVSKAAVLAAATGIAAGTAILASLATARWILLANGFTPEAGYPLLSLTDTPTLRAAFGSTLCLILIAFLGLGLAVLLRDSAAAITTGLGILYVVPLMSDLLGSPTWKVRLERWAPMPAGLAIRATKDLTRLPIGPWPGLGVLAAYALGVLLVGGAIFARRDA from the coding sequence ATGAGGCGCGCACGGCCGGTACTCCGCGCCCACCCCGCAGGGCCCTCGCTCCGTGCCCACCCCGCACAGGCCGCACTTCGCACACTCCACGCCGAGTGGACCAAACTCCGCACGCTGCCCAGCAGCTGGCTGCTGCTGGCCGCCACGGTGGCCCTGACCTTCGCCGTGGGCACGGCCGCGGTGTCCTCGGTCAGCACCCGCGAGTGCGCGAGTGCCGCGGCCTGTCACGAGGACACGGTGAAGCTCGCCCTGACGGGTATGTGGCTCGGCCAGGCGATCGTCCTCGTCCTGGGCGCCCTGTCGATGGGGGCGGAGTACGGCACGGGCACGGTACGGACGACGCTGACGGCGATCCCGCGCCGGGCGACGGTCCTGGTGTCGAAGGCGGCGGTGCTGGCCGCGGCGACGGGCATCGCGGCCGGCACGGCGATCCTCGCCTCCCTCGCCACGGCCCGCTGGATCCTCCTGGCCAACGGCTTCACCCCCGAGGCGGGCTACCCCCTCCTCTCCCTCACCGACACCCCCACCCTCCGCGCCGCCTTCGGCTCCACCCTCTGCCTGATCCTCATAGCCTTCCTGGGCCTGGGGCTGGCGGTGCTGCTCCGCGACAGCGCGGCGGCGATCACCACGGGCCTGGGAATCCTCTACGTGGTCCCGCTCATGTCCGACCTCCTGGGCTCACCCACCTGGAAGGTCCGCCTCGAGCGCTGGGCCCCCATGCCGGCGGGCCTCGCCATCCGCGCGACGAAGGACCTCACCCGCCTGCCGATCGGCCCCTGGCCGGGGCTGGGGGTTCTGGCGGCGTACGCGCTGGGGGTGCTGCTGGTGGGCGGTGCGATATTCGCACGCCGGGACGCGTAG
- a CDS encoding ABC transporter ATP-binding protein — translation MSDATIEVQDLRKRFGRTVAVDGLTFTVRPGQVTGFVGPNGAGKSTTMRAVLGLDTPDEGRALIGGRPYHALRSPLLEVGALLDAAALHPSRRGRDHLRWLAHSHGLSLRRVDEVLEQVGMDQAARRRAGGYSLGMRQRLGIAAALLGDPPVLLLDEPVNGLDPEGIQWIRGLLRRLAGEGRAVLVSSHLMSELEDTAHHLVVVGRGRLIADTSVATLLAAASGDRVALRTGARTEAMELLTREGGTVAVTGADTLTVTGLPAERIVALLAAAGVPFAEVGAHRASLEEAYMELTRDAAEFTSIPDPTDGEVPR, via the coding sequence ATGAGCGATGCAACGATCGAAGTCCAGGACTTGCGCAAGCGGTTCGGGCGGACCGTCGCGGTCGACGGACTCACCTTCACCGTCCGGCCGGGACAGGTCACCGGTTTCGTGGGTCCGAACGGGGCGGGCAAGTCCACCACCATGCGGGCCGTGCTCGGCCTGGACACCCCCGACGAGGGGCGCGCGCTCATCGGCGGCCGTCCCTACCACGCCCTGCGCTCACCGCTGTTGGAGGTCGGCGCGCTCCTCGACGCGGCCGCCCTGCACCCGAGCCGGCGCGGACGCGACCATCTGCGCTGGCTGGCGCACTCGCACGGGCTGTCCCTGCGCCGGGTCGACGAGGTTCTCGAACAGGTCGGCATGGACCAGGCCGCCCGCCGCCGCGCGGGCGGCTACTCACTCGGTATGCGCCAACGCCTGGGCATAGCGGCCGCGTTGCTGGGAGACCCTCCGGTCCTCCTGCTCGACGAACCGGTCAACGGCCTTGATCCCGAGGGCATCCAGTGGATCCGCGGCCTGCTGCGCCGGCTGGCCGGGGAAGGCCGCGCCGTCCTGGTCTCCAGCCACCTCATGAGCGAGCTGGAGGACACCGCTCACCACCTCGTGGTCGTCGGCCGTGGCCGCCTCATCGCGGACACCTCTGTCGCCACCCTGCTCGCCGCCGCGTCCGGCGACCGCGTGGCCCTGCGCACGGGCGCCCGCACGGAGGCGATGGAGCTGCTCACCCGGGAGGGCGGCACGGTCGCGGTCACCGGAGCCGACACCCTCACGGTCACCGGTCTGCCCGCGGAGCGGATCGTCGCGCTGCTCGCCGCGGCCGGCGTCCCCTTCGCCGAGGTCGGCGCGCACCGGGCGTCGTTGGAGGAGGCGTACATGGAGCTCACCCGGGACGCGGCGGAGTTCACGTCGATTCCGGACCCGACGGACGGCGAGGTGCCCCGATGA